One segment of Papaver somniferum cultivar HN1 unplaced genomic scaffold, ASM357369v1 unplaced-scaffold_137, whole genome shotgun sequence DNA contains the following:
- the LOC113334968 gene encoding uncharacterized protein LOC113334968 yields the protein MSGSGRFSMARSRSGDRFYNPPAIRRHQQQQLLQQQEHEQYQLQQNQFHHQNPMMMLMRTKSPHNRTESDDSSSSSSSKPSFSPPPPKKSLINSTNLDRFLESVSPSVPTQSFSKTSMKALKTSDTDCLHPYFNLGDLWESFKEWSAYGAGVPLVLNGIDSVVQYYVPYLSGIQLYVDPSKPSPRLSRPGEESDAESSRETSSDGSDCDLERQSKHLQDELWTKQNPADVQRSFRDKPLNGTCSDDGEVSIPPGKLIFQYMEREAPYSREPLADKIAVLASRFPELKVYKSCDLLSSSWISVAWYPIYRIPTGPTLRDLDACFLTFHSLSTPLRNTPSGLPQVPGSSIVKFNGAIDSSSKLTLPVFGLASYKFKGSVWTPNGSYERQQASSLLQGADNWLRLLQVDHPDYRFFASHNTYRR from the exons ATGTCTGGTTCAGGAAGATTTTCAATGGCTCGTAGTCGAAGTGGCGATCGATTCTATAATCCTCCTGCCATCCGTAGACATCAACAACAACAGCTATTACAACAGCAAGAACATGAAcaataccaattacaacaaaaccagtttcatcatcaaaatccaatgatgatgttgatgagaaCAAAATCACCACATAATCGGACAGAATCAGatgattcttcatcatcttcatcgtcaaaaCCCTCATTTTCGCCGCCACCACCTAAAAAATCATTAATAAATTCAACCAACTTGGATCGGTTTCTCGAATCGGTTTCTCCTTCTGTTCCAACCCAGTCCTTCTCTAAG ACAAGTATGAAGGCATTAAAAACAAGTGATACAGATTGCTTACATCCATATTTCAACTTGGGAGATCTATGGGAGTCATTTAAAGAATGGAGTGCATATGGAGCAGGAGTACCTCTTGTATTGAATGGAATTGATTCTGTTGTGCAATATTATGTTCCATACTTGTCTGGTATTCAGCTTTATGTCGACCCTTCAAAGCCATCTCCCAGGTTAAG TCGACCTGGTGAGGAAAGTGATGCTGAATCTTCGAGGGAGACAAGTAGTGATGGCAGTGATTGTGACTTGGAAAGACAATCTAAACATCTTCAAGATGAATTATGGACGAAGCAGAACCCAGCAGATGTACAGAGATCATTCAGGGATAAACCTCTCAATGGTACATGTAGTGATGATGGTGAGGTTAGCATCCCTCCAGGGAAATTGATATTCCAATACATGGAGCGTGAAGCCCCATACAGCCGAGAACCCTTGGCTGATAAG ATAGCAGTTCTTGCATCTCGATTCCCAGAGCTCAAGGTGTACAAGAGCTGTGATCTGCTATCTTCAAGTTGGATTTCTGTGGCTTG GTATCCTATATATAGGATACCCACAGGACCCACTTTACGGGATTTGGATGCGTGCTTTTTAACCTTCCATTCCCTATCAACACCTTTGAGGa ATACACCTAGTGGCCTACCTCAGGTTCCTGGCTCAAGTATTGTTAAGTTTAACGGAGCAATTGATTCTTCCTCGAAACTAACACTACCTGTCTTTGGACTTGCATCTTACAAATTCAAGGGTTCTGTTTGGACTCCGAACGGATCATATGAGCGTCAGCAAGCAAGCTCATTATTGCAAGGTGCTGACAACTGGCTCAGGCTTTTGCAGGTTGATCACCCTGATTACAGGTTCTTTGCCTCACACAATACATACCGGAGGTAA